A window of Roseovarius sp. THAF27 contains these coding sequences:
- a CDS encoding penicillin-binding protein activator produces MFAVFDAVRKPFHRLALLATILLLAACDAGLPGAGGNSGQRIDPGTAVPVALLVPHGASNPQEQRLARDLENAARMAVADLSGVNIDLRVYGTAGNAGKAQQAALTAAADGAKIIVGPLHAESANAVAVAMAPKNINVLAFSNNPTIAGGNLLILGQTFQDTANRLTGYAVSQGKRRIMTVHSRNLAGELGRDAIAQAIRANGATSAGVVNYEFSQGGVVGAVPAIKETAQSNSADAIFLTANAAGALPLFSQMLPEAGLSPAEIQYIGLARWDEPAQTRTLPGVQNGWFAIPDPRRANQFASRFQAANGGAPHDLAGLSYDAIAAIGALAKSGRADALSRSSLTQSSGFQGVNGIFRFLPNGTTQRGLAVATIRNQQVVVLSPAPANFGRAGL; encoded by the coding sequence ATGTTTGCCGTTTTCGATGCCGTCCGCAAGCCGTTCCACCGACTTGCCCTTTTGGCCACCATCCTGCTGCTTGCCGCCTGCGACGCCGGACTCCCCGGTGCCGGCGGCAACAGCGGCCAGCGGATCGACCCCGGCACCGCCGTGCCGGTTGCCCTTCTGGTCCCGCATGGCGCATCCAATCCTCAGGAACAGCGCCTGGCCCGCGACCTGGAAAATGCCGCCCGCATGGCCGTCGCGGACCTGTCGGGCGTGAATATCGACCTGCGCGTCTACGGCACCGCCGGAAACGCCGGCAAGGCCCAGCAGGCGGCGCTCACTGCCGCCGCCGACGGCGCCAAGATCATCGTGGGTCCCCTGCACGCCGAATCCGCCAATGCCGTGGCCGTCGCCATGGCGCCCAAGAACATCAACGTGCTGGCGTTTTCCAACAACCCGACCATCGCGGGCGGCAACCTTCTGATCCTCGGCCAGACCTTCCAGGATACGGCCAATCGCCTGACCGGCTATGCCGTCAGCCAGGGCAAGCGCCGCATCATGACCGTGCATTCGCGCAACCTCGCCGGAGAGCTGGGCCGCGACGCCATCGCCCAGGCGATCCGCGCCAACGGCGCCACCTCGGCCGGCGTGGTGAACTACGAGTTTTCCCAGGGCGGGGTCGTGGGTGCCGTGCCCGCCATCAAGGAAACCGCGCAGAGCAACAGCGCCGACGCGATCTTCCTGACCGCCAACGCCGCCGGCGCCCTGCCGCTCTTTTCGCAGATGCTGCCCGAGGCGGGGCTGTCCCCGGCCGAAATTCAGTATATCGGCCTCGCCCGCTGGGACGAACCGGCCCAGACGCGCACGCTTCCGGGGGTTCAGAACGGCTGGTTCGCCATCCCCGACCCCCGGCGCGCCAACCAGTTCGCCTCGCGTTTCCAGGCGGCCAACGGCGGGGCGCCGCATGATCTTGCCGGTCTCAGCTACGACGCCATCGCCGCCATCGGCGCGCTGGCGAAATCGGGCCGCGCCGATGCCCTGTCGCGCTCCAGCCTGACGCAGTCGTCGGGCTTCCAGGGCGTGAACGGCATCTTCCGCTTCCTGCCCAACGGCACGACGCAGCGCGGCCTGGCCGTGGCCACCATCCGCAACCAGCAGGTCGTGGTGCTGTCGCCCGCACCCGCCAATTTCGGCCGCGCGGGGCTCTGA
- the gshB gene encoding glutathione synthase has product MKIAFQMDPIGGIDIAGDSSFRLAEEAQARGHDLFYYTPDKLAYDRGRITARGWPLTVQRVKGDHFSLGDERVADLSEFDVVWLRQDPPFDMFYITTTHLLERVRDTTLVVNDPFWVRNFPEKLLILDFPELMPPTAIARDLDTIRAFKAEHGDVILKPLYGNGGAGVFHLPESDRNLSSLHEMFTGFSREPLIVQKYLPEIKDGDKRVILVEGEPVGAINRLPGKGEVRSNMHVGGRPEKVALTDRDREICAIIGPKLREAGQIFVGIDVIGQYLTEINVTSPTGIQELERFDRINVAGRIWDAIEAKRA; this is encoded by the coding sequence ATGAAGATAGCCTTTCAGATGGATCCGATCGGCGGGATCGACATTGCCGGGGACAGCAGCTTTCGCCTGGCCGAGGAGGCACAGGCGCGGGGGCATGACCTGTTCTACTATACGCCGGACAAGCTGGCCTATGACCGGGGGCGGATCACCGCGCGGGGCTGGCCGCTGACCGTGCAGCGGGTGAAGGGCGATCATTTCAGCCTGGGCGACGAGCGGGTGGCGGACCTGTCGGAGTTCGACGTGGTGTGGCTGCGCCAGGATCCGCCCTTCGACATGTTCTACATCACCACGACGCATCTGCTGGAGCGGGTGCGCGACACGACGCTGGTGGTCAATGACCCGTTCTGGGTGCGGAACTTTCCCGAGAAGCTGTTGATTCTCGATTTTCCCGAGCTGATGCCGCCGACGGCGATTGCGCGCGATCTGGATACCATCCGCGCGTTCAAGGCCGAGCATGGCGACGTGATCCTGAAACCGCTTTACGGCAATGGCGGCGCGGGCGTCTTTCACCTGCCCGAGAGCGACCGGAACCTGTCGAGCCTGCACGAGATGTTCACCGGGTTCAGCCGCGAGCCCCTGATCGTCCAGAAATACCTGCCCGAGATCAAGGACGGCGACAAGCGCGTTATCCTGGTGGAGGGCGAGCCGGTGGGCGCGATCAACCGCTTGCCCGGCAAAGGGGAGGTGCGGTCGAACATGCATGTGGGCGGGCGGCCCGAGAAGGTGGCGCTGACCGACCGGGACCGCGAGATCTGTGCCATCATCGGACCAAAGCTGCGCGAGGCGGGGCAGATATTCGTAGGCATCGACGTGATCGGGCAGTACCTGACCGAGATCAACGTGACCTCGCCCACCGGCATTCAGGAGCTGGAGCGGTTCGACCGGATCAACGTGGCCGGCAGGATCTGGGACGCGATCGAGGCGAAACGCGCATGA
- the murJ gene encoding murein biosynthesis integral membrane protein MurJ, translating into MKPIRLLSGVLTVGVWTLASRILGFVRDVIIANLIGPGMLMDAYVAAFRLPNMFRRFFAEGAFNAAFVPMFSKRLEANEDPIGFARLALSGLSFVLLILTALAMIFMPALVYATAEGYYGDPRFDITVDYARVTFPYIFFISLAALFSGVLNAAGRFAAAAAAPVILNVLLVGAMMITHSMGGPVADALIWTIPFAGVAQLMLVWIAADRAGMRIRPTRPRWTPEMSKLVRVAVPAALAGGVVQINLVVGQLVASNTESAVSWLYAADRLYQLPLGVVGIAVGIVLLPDLSRRLKAEDHEGARHAYSRAAEISLALTVPCAVALMVIPLPLVSVLFERGKFDADDTAATALAVMIYGLGLPAFVLQKVLQPLFFARSDTKKPFHYAVVAMVVNAALAVGLAQVVGWWAAAIAATAAGWAMVWLLVRGARSYGEVARFDDRFRRRVWRILLASVLLGVILWGLQVLMTPFFGLSGWRWLALLALIGLGSVSYFGLGQLLGAFRLSDFRKTVRR; encoded by the coding sequence ATGAAACCCATCCGCCTTCTCTCCGGCGTCCTGACCGTGGGCGTCTGGACCCTGGCCAGCCGGATCCTGGGCTTCGTGCGCGACGTCATCATCGCCAACCTCATCGGCCCCGGTATGCTGATGGACGCCTATGTCGCCGCCTTCCGCCTGCCCAACATGTTCCGCCGCTTCTTTGCCGAGGGCGCGTTCAACGCAGCTTTTGTCCCGATGTTTTCCAAGCGGCTCGAGGCGAACGAGGACCCCATAGGTTTCGCGCGGCTGGCGCTCTCGGGCCTCAGCTTCGTGCTGCTGATCCTGACCGCGCTGGCGATGATCTTCATGCCCGCGCTGGTCTATGCCACGGCCGAGGGCTATTACGGCGATCCGCGCTTCGACATCACCGTCGATTACGCGCGCGTCACCTTTCCCTATATCTTCTTCATCTCGCTGGCGGCCCTGTTTTCCGGGGTTCTCAACGCCGCCGGACGCTTCGCCGCCGCCGCCGCGGCACCCGTCATCCTGAACGTGCTTCTGGTCGGCGCGATGATGATCACGCACTCCATGGGCGGCCCCGTGGCCGACGCGCTGATCTGGACGATCCCCTTCGCCGGCGTGGCGCAGCTGATGCTGGTCTGGATCGCCGCTGACCGGGCCGGGATGCGCATCCGCCCCACCCGCCCCCGCTGGACGCCCGAGATGTCCAAGCTGGTGCGCGTCGCCGTCCCCGCGGCCCTGGCGGGCGGCGTGGTGCAGATCAACCTGGTGGTGGGCCAGCTTGTCGCCTCGAACACCGAAAGCGCCGTCAGCTGGCTCTACGCCGCCGACCGCCTCTACCAGCTGCCTCTGGGGGTCGTGGGCATCGCCGTCGGCATCGTCCTGCTGCCCGACCTGTCGCGCCGCCTGAAGGCCGAGGATCACGAGGGCGCCCGCCACGCCTATTCCCGCGCCGCCGAGATCTCTCTGGCGCTGACCGTGCCCTGCGCGGTGGCGCTGATGGTGATCCCCCTGCCGCTGGTGTCGGTGCTGTTCGAGCGTGGCAAGTTCGACGCCGACGACACCGCCGCCACGGCTCTCGCGGTGATGATCTACGGCCTCGGCCTGCCCGCCTTCGTGCTGCAAAAGGTGCTGCAACCGCTGTTCTTCGCGCGCTCGGACACGAAGAAACCGTTTCACTACGCCGTCGTGGCCATGGTGGTGAACGCCGCGCTGGCGGTAGGGCTGGCGCAAGTCGTGGGCTGGTGGGCCGCCGCCATCGCCGCCACGGCGGCGGGCTGGGCCATGGTCTGGCTCCTGGTGCGCGGCGCCCGTAGCTATGGTGAGGTGGCGCGCTTCGACGACCGCTTCCGCCGCCGCGTCTGGCGCATCCTGCTGGCCTCGGTCCTGCTGGGCGTGATCCTTTGGGGCCTGCAAGTGCTGATGACGCCGTTCTTCGGCCTAAGTGGCTGGCGCTGGCTGGCGCTTCTGGCGCTTATCGGGCTTGGCAGCGTCAGCTATTTCGGCCTCGGCCAGCTTCTCGGCGCGTTCCGCCTGTCGGATTTCCGCAAGACGGTTCGCCGTTAA
- a CDS encoding [protein-PII] uridylyltransferase, producing the protein MKDTLTPPDALICPAEVIFDQDAVLARIEAAREADPSDAAALRREAVAATRDAMTSGYAAIAEALRQTPFAAREATRAYTWLTDCAVMTALQVASRHLHPLPNPTESERLTVFAVGGYGRGEMAPFSDVDLLFLTPYKITPWAESVIESTLYMLWDLKLKVGHASRTIRECIRLGTEDFTIRTALLEKRLLYGDDRLAADLDHRLRNDLFKGSEREFVEAKLEERDARHEKQGERYMVEPNVKEGKGGLRDLQSLFWISKYLYHVDDVSDLVGHGLFMEDEFETFLKAENFLWATRCHLHLVTNRATEQLTFDLQVEVAERMGYKDRAGRRAVEVFMQEYFRHATAVGDLTRIFLTKLEAAHVKSEPLLQRLFTRKRKLKDGYKEIHGRLGIVDEKDFLSDPLNLLRIYEEALRTGLLIHPDAMRLVTANLDLITDRFRESPEARKLFLGLLLKHGNPERALRRMNELGVLSAFIPEFEPIRAMMQFNMYHSYTVDEHTIQCISQLSKIERKELTEDLPIASSILKEGVNRKVLYVALLLHDIGKGRDEDHSILGAQIARRVAPRLGLKPKEVDTVEWLVRYHLLMSDMAQKRDIADPRTVRDFAKAVQTRERLDLLCVLTVCDIRGVGPNTWNNWKASLIRALYRQTRRAMEGGLEALNREQRGTDAKRNLREALTDWDAKDLKTELERHYPPYWQGLHVTAHQDFALLLRDISETEVRIQLTPDEDRDATRVCFALADHPGIFSRMCGALALVGANVVDARTYTTKDGYATAAFWIQDAEGSPYEADRLPRLTQMIHKTLRGEVVARDAMQSRDKIKKRERAFRVPTHITFDNEGSEIYTIIEVDTRDRPGLLYDLTRTLSNGNVYINSAVIATYGEQVVDTFYVKDMFGLKFHSPAKQRALERKLRQAISEGVEQAIS; encoded by the coding sequence ATGAAGGACACGCTGACGCCGCCGGACGCGCTGATCTGTCCGGCAGAGGTCATTTTCGACCAGGACGCCGTGCTCGCGCGGATCGAGGCCGCGCGCGAGGCCGACCCGTCCGACGCCGCCGCCCTGCGCCGCGAGGCGGTCGCCGCCACGCGCGACGCCATGACGTCGGGCTACGCGGCCATCGCCGAGGCACTGCGCCAGACGCCGTTCGCGGCACGCGAGGCGACCCGCGCCTATACCTGGCTGACCGATTGCGCCGTGATGACCGCCCTGCAGGTGGCCAGCCGCCACCTGCACCCCCTGCCCAACCCCACCGAATCCGAACGCCTGACGGTGTTCGCCGTGGGCGGCTATGGCCGGGGGGAAATGGCGCCCTTCTCGGACGTGGACCTGCTCTTTCTCACGCCCTACAAGATCACACCTTGGGCCGAGAGCGTGATCGAAAGCACGCTCTACATGCTGTGGGACCTAAAGCTGAAGGTCGGCCACGCCAGCCGCACGATCCGCGAATGCATCCGCCTCGGCACCGAGGATTTCACCATCCGCACCGCGCTTCTGGAAAAGCGCCTGCTCTACGGCGACGACAGGCTCGCGGCCGATCTCGACCACCGCCTGCGCAACGACCTCTTCAAGGGGTCCGAACGCGAATTCGTCGAAGCCAAGCTGGAAGAGCGCGACGCCCGGCACGAAAAGCAGGGCGAACGCTACATGGTCGAGCCCAACGTCAAGGAGGGCAAGGGCGGCCTGCGCGACCTGCAATCGCTGTTCTGGATTTCCAAGTACCTCTACCATGTCGACGACGTCTCCGATCTCGTCGGGCACGGCCTCTTCATGGAGGACGAGTTCGAGACCTTCCTGAAGGCCGAGAACTTTCTCTGGGCCACCCGCTGTCACCTGCACCTCGTCACGAACCGCGCAACCGAACAGCTGACCTTCGACCTCCAGGTCGAGGTGGCCGAGCGCATGGGCTACAAGGATCGCGCCGGGCGCCGGGCGGTCGAGGTGTTCATGCAGGAGTATTTCCGCCACGCCACCGCCGTCGGCGACCTGACCCGCATCTTCCTGACCAAGCTGGAAGCGGCGCACGTCAAATCCGAGCCTCTCCTGCAACGCCTCTTCACCCGCAAGCGCAAGCTCAAGGACGGCTACAAGGAGATCCATGGCCGGCTGGGCATCGTGGATGAGAAAGACTTCCTGTCCGATCCGCTCAACCTCTTGCGCATCTACGAAGAGGCCCTGCGCACCGGGCTGCTGATCCACCCCGACGCCATGCGGCTGGTGACGGCCAATCTCGACCTCATCACCGACCGCTTCCGCGAAAGCCCCGAGGCCCGCAAGCTCTTTCTCGGCCTGCTTCTCAAGCACGGCAATCCCGAACGCGCCCTGCGCCGCATGAACGAGCTTGGCGTGCTCTCGGCCTTCATCCCCGAATTCGAGCCGATCCGCGCGATGATGCAGTTCAACATGTATCACAGCTACACGGTGGACGAGCACACCATCCAGTGCATCAGCCAGCTGTCGAAGATCGAGCGCAAGGAACTGACCGAGGACCTGCCCATCGCCTCGTCCATCCTGAAAGAGGGCGTCAACCGCAAGGTGCTCTACGTCGCCCTGCTCCTGCACGACATCGGCAAGGGCCGGGACGAGGATCACTCGATCCTCGGCGCCCAGATCGCCCGCCGCGTCGCCCCCCGGCTGGGCCTGAAACCGAAAGAGGTCGACACGGTGGAATGGCTGGTGCGCTATCACCTCCTGATGTCCGACATGGCCCAGAAACGCGACATCGCCGACCCGCGCACCGTGCGCGACTTCGCCAAGGCGGTGCAGACCCGCGAGCGGCTCGATCTGCTCTGCGTCCTGACCGTCTGCGACATCCGCGGCGTCGGGCCCAATACGTGGAACAACTGGAAAGCCTCACTCATCCGCGCGCTCTATCGCCAGACCCGCCGCGCCATGGAGGGCGGGCTCGAGGCGCTCAACCGCGAACAGCGCGGCACGGATGCCAAGCGCAACCTGCGCGAGGCGCTCACCGATTGGGACGCCAAGGATCTCAAGACCGAGCTGGAGCGCCACTATCCGCCCTACTGGCAGGGCCTGCACGTCACCGCGCATCAGGATTTCGCCCTGCTGCTGCGCGACATTTCCGAAACCGAGGTCCGCATCCAGCTGACCCCGGACGAGGACCGCGACGCCACCCGCGTCTGCTTTGCGCTGGCCGACCATCCCGGCATCTTCAGCCGCATGTGCGGCGCGCTGGCGCTGGTGGGCGCCAACGTCGTGGACGCGCGCACCTATACCACCAAGGACGGCTATGCCACGGCGGCCTTCTGGATCCAGGATGCCGAAGGCAGCCCCTACGAGGCCGACCGCCTGCCACGCCTGACCCAGATGATCCACAAGACACTCCGGGGCGAGGTGGTGGCCCGCGACGCCATGCAGTCGCGCGACAAGATCAAGAAACGCGAACGCGCCTTCCGCGTGCCCACACACATCACCTTCGACAACGAAGGCTCGGAGATCTACACGATCATCGAGGTCGACACCCGCGACCGCCCCGGCCTGCTCTACGACCTGACGCGCACGCTCAGCAACGGCAACGTCTACATCAACTCCGCCGTCATCGCGACCTACGGTGAACAGGTGGTCGACACGTTCTACGTCAAGGACATGTTCGGTCTGAAATTCCACTCCCCGGCCAAGCAGCGCGCGCTCGAACGCAAGCTGCGCCAGGCGATCTCGGAAGGGGTGGAGCAGGCAATCAGCTGA
- a CDS encoding rhomboid family intramembrane serine protease, producing MSDPRATGPGDSPVNPIPPLVLAIVAAMAAAEAVFQLGARGMVGGPEAIGWRISTIQQFGFSNRAMTWMLETGQLRIDYLIRFVTYPFVHASLLQAVFAIVMTLAIGKFVAERMAGWAVAILFFASSIFGALVFGLIYPDGPGLIGGFPGVYGLIGGFTCLVWLQLGAMGENQMRAFVMIGVLLGLQLIFGLLYGNNFTWVADIGGFVGGFFLSFLLLPGGMRRLRQKLQRR from the coding sequence ATGTCCGATCCCCGAGCCACAGGTCCCGGCGACAGCCCGGTCAACCCGATCCCGCCGCTGGTGCTGGCCATCGTGGCCGCCATGGCCGCCGCCGAGGCGGTGTTCCAGCTGGGCGCGCGCGGCATGGTGGGCGGGCCCGAGGCGATCGGCTGGCGCATATCGACCATCCAGCAATTCGGGTTTTCCAACCGGGCGATGACCTGGATGCTGGAGACCGGTCAGTTAAGGATTGATTATCTTATCCGCTTCGTCACCTACCCGTTCGTTCATGCCAGCCTGTTGCAGGCGGTTTTCGCCATCGTCATGACGCTGGCCATCGGCAAATTCGTGGCCGAGCGCATGGCCGGGTGGGCCGTGGCGATTTTATTTTTCGCCTCATCCATCTTCGGCGCGCTGGTCTTTGGCCTGATCTATCCTGACGGGCCGGGGTTAATAGGGGGTTTCCCCGGCGTCTATGGTTTGATCGGGGGCTTTACCTGCCTTGTCTGGCTGCAACTGGGCGCGATGGGCGAAAACCAGATGCGGGCTTTCGTGATGATCGGCGTTCTCTTGGGCCTGCAACTGATCTTCGGCCTGCTTTATGGCAACAACTTCACGTGGGTGGCGGATATCGGCGGCTTTGTCGGAGGATTCTTTTTGTCCTTTCTTCTGCTGCCCGGCGGGATGAGGCGGTTGCGGCAGAAGCTGCAGCGACGTTAA
- a CDS encoding YraN family protein has product MTCDTILQRRRERGQRAYHKGASAEKSVALEYDRRGVDLLETRWRGQGGEIDLIFLDRGVYVFCEVKASDTVDSAMALLRPAQMQRIHVAASEYLGQTPEGQLSEVRFDLAVVDGQGAVTVMENAFGHF; this is encoded by the coding sequence ATGACATGCGACACCATCCTGCAAAGGCGCAGGGAACGCGGGCAACGGGCCTATCACAAGGGGGCCTCTGCCGAGAAATCCGTGGCACTTGAGTATGACCGTCGCGGCGTCGACCTGCTGGAAACGCGCTGGCGCGGTCAGGGCGGTGAAATCGACCTGATCTTTCTCGACAGGGGCGTCTACGTGTTCTGCGAGGTGAAGGCGTCGGACACTGTCGACAGCGCGATGGCGCTGCTGCGTCCGGCGCAGATGCAGCGCATTCACGTGGCGGCGTCGGAATATCTGGGCCAGACGCCCGAGGGCCAGTTGAGCGAGGTGCGTTTCGACCTGGCGGTCGTGGACGGGCAGGGCGCTGTCACCGTGATGGAAAACGCGTTCGGGCATTTCTGA
- the rsmI gene encoding 16S rRNA (cytidine(1402)-2'-O)-methyltransferase: MNPDKQSLAPGLYLVATPIGAARDITLRTLDILASADVLAAEDTRSLRRLMEIHGVKLNDRPLVSYHDHNGGRARPRLTAALEQGKSVVYASEAGTPMVADPGYDLARAAVAEGFPLISAPGPSAVVTALTVAGLPTDRFYFAGFLPSGGSKRKSALREVAGVPGTLVFYESPKRVAAMLRDATEVLGAERQAAVCRELTKKFEEVLRGTLGELAERLEAQPVKGEIVVLIERGAAAAGSGEDLDTALSEALETQSVRDAADTVAARLGLKRRVVYQRALELSG; the protein is encoded by the coding sequence ATGAATCCCGACAAGCAGAGCCTTGCGCCCGGGCTGTACCTTGTGGCGACGCCGATTGGCGCCGCGCGGGATATCACGTTGCGGACCCTGGACATCCTGGCCAGCGCCGACGTGCTGGCCGCAGAGGACACGCGCAGCCTGCGGCGGTTGATGGAAATCCACGGGGTCAAACTGAACGACAGGCCGCTGGTGTCCTATCACGACCATAACGGCGGCCGCGCCCGCCCGCGCCTGACGGCGGCGCTGGAGCAGGGAAAATCAGTGGTTTACGCGTCCGAGGCGGGCACGCCGATGGTGGCGGACCCCGGGTACGACCTGGCGCGGGCGGCGGTGGCCGAGGGCTTTCCGCTGATATCGGCGCCGGGGCCGTCGGCGGTGGTCACGGCGCTGACCGTGGCCGGTCTGCCGACCGACCGTTTCTATTTCGCGGGCTTCCTGCCCTCGGGCGGGTCCAAGCGGAAATCCGCACTTCGGGAGGTGGCGGGCGTGCCGGGAACGCTGGTGTTCTACGAATCGCCCAAGCGGGTGGCGGCGATGCTGCGCGACGCGACCGAGGTGCTGGGCGCCGAGCGGCAGGCGGCGGTCTGCCGGGAACTGACCAAAAAGTTCGAGGAAGTGCTGCGCGGCACGCTGGGCGAGCTGGCCGAACGGCTGGAGGCGCAGCCGGTCAAGGGCGAGATCGTGGTGCTGATCGAGCGCGGCGCGGCCGCGGCCGGTAGCGGCGAGGACCTCGACACGGCGCTGAGCGAAGCGCTGGAGACGCAGAGCGTGCGGGATGCGGCCGATACGGTGGCGGCGCGGCTGGGGCTGAAACGGCGGGTCGTGTACCAGAGGGCGCTGGAATTGAGCGGTTAG
- a CDS encoding FAD-dependent oxidoreductase, with the protein MTTSPYDILFEPVRIGPKTTRNRFYQVPHCTGMGHRYPQAEAAHRAVKAEGGWGVVSTQETEIHPSSDLSPANEGRLWDDGDIPALRLMAESVQAHGSLAAIQLAHNGHHATGRYSRQPILAPSPTPSDWGDPWQARGMDKADIKAFRGWHVDAAKRAKRAGFDIIYVYAGHDMTLLMHFLLARHNHRSDEYGGSFENRLRLFREVLADTRDAVGDSCAIAVRLAVDELMGEAGLRHEVEGRDIIAALAEEPDLWDVNISDWSNDSQTSRFAKEGFQEPYTAFVKSVTTKPVVGVGRYTSPDTMVRLVKSGHLDLIGAARPSIADPFLPKKIEEGRLEDIRECIGCNICVSGDNLMMPMRCTQNPTVGEEWRRGWHPEVITGEKVASERFLIVGGGPAGMEAARGLVQAGHEVVLAEASDAWGGRVAIESALPGLAEWGRVRDWRLWQLQQKDAADLYLQSRLSSSDILEYGIGQVVLATGASWRMDGVGRTHRLPVAAFGALPVLSPESAMQGGFEQDDGTGPIVIFDDEGYYLGNILAELAVQTGREVVFVTPSPIVAPWTENTLEQARIQARLIQLGVTIVPLHKVADGDGSTLELACIYSDARRQIPCTTLVPVTSRVPNDALWSNLKEHEADWDAAGIKAVTRIGDCYCPSTIAAAVHAGHAFARTVTGAQIAPPRRGERVELAPER; encoded by the coding sequence ATGACGACCTCGCCCTATGACATCCTGTTCGAGCCGGTGCGGATCGGACCCAAGACCACGCGCAACCGCTTTTACCAGGTGCCGCATTGCACCGGGATGGGGCATCGCTATCCGCAGGCCGAGGCGGCGCACCGGGCGGTCAAGGCCGAGGGAGGCTGGGGCGTGGTGTCGACCCAGGAGACCGAGATCCATCCCAGTTCCGACCTGTCGCCGGCCAACGAGGGGCGGCTGTGGGACGACGGGGACATTCCGGCGCTGCGGCTGATGGCCGAGAGCGTTCAGGCGCATGGCAGCCTTGCGGCGATCCAGCTGGCGCATAACGGGCATCACGCGACCGGGCGCTATTCGCGTCAGCCGATCCTGGCACCGTCGCCCACGCCCAGCGACTGGGGCGATCCGTGGCAGGCGCGGGGCATGGACAAGGCCGACATCAAGGCGTTCCGGGGCTGGCATGTGGACGCGGCGAAGCGGGCCAAGCGGGCGGGGTTCGATATCATCTATGTCTATGCCGGTCACGACATGACCCTGCTCATGCATTTCCTGCTCGCGCGGCACAACCACCGGAGCGACGAATACGGCGGCAGTTTCGAGAACCGGCTGCGGCTGTTCCGCGAGGTGCTGGCCGATACGCGCGACGCGGTGGGCGACAGTTGCGCCATCGCGGTGCGGCTGGCGGTGGACGAGTTGATGGGCGAGGCGGGCCTGCGCCACGAGGTCGAGGGGCGCGACATCATCGCGGCGCTGGCCGAGGAGCCGGACCTGTGGGACGTCAACATCTCGGACTGGTCGAATGACAGCCAGACCTCGCGCTTTGCCAAGGAGGGGTTCCAGGAGCCTTACACCGCCTTCGTCAAATCGGTGACGACGAAGCCGGTGGTGGGCGTGGGGCGCTATACCTCGCCCGACACGATGGTGCGGCTGGTGAAGTCGGGGCACCTGGACCTCATTGGCGCGGCGCGGCCGTCGATTGCCGACCCGTTCCTGCCGAAGAAGATCGAGGAAGGGCGGCTGGAGGACATTCGCGAGTGTATCGGGTGCAATATCTGCGTGTCGGGCGACAACCTGATGATGCCGATGCGCTGTACCCAGAACCCGACGGTGGGCGAGGAATGGCGGCGCGGCTGGCACCCTGAGGTGATCACCGGAGAGAAGGTGGCGTCGGAGCGGTTCCTGATCGTGGGCGGCGGGCCTGCAGGCATGGAGGCGGCGCGCGGGCTGGTGCAGGCGGGCCACGAGGTGGTGCTGGCCGAGGCGAGCGACGCCTGGGGCGGACGCGTGGCCATCGAGAGCGCGCTGCCGGGGCTGGCGGAATGGGGCCGGGTGCGCGACTGGCGGCTGTGGCAGTTGCAGCAGAAGGATGCGGCCGATCTCTACCTGCAAAGCCGACTGAGTTCGTCGGATATCCTGGAGTACGGCATCGGGCAGGTGGTGCTGGCCACCGGGGCAAGCTGGCGGATGGACGGCGTGGGGCGCACGCACCGCCTGCCGGTCGCGGCGTTCGGGGCCTTGCCGGTGCTGTCGCCCGAAAGCGCGATGCAGGGCGGGTTCGAACAGGACGATGGAACGGGGCCGATCGTGATCTTTGACGACGAGGGGTATTACCTGGGCAACATTCTGGCCGAACTTGCCGTGCAGACCGGGCGCGAGGTCGTCTTCGTGACGCCATCGCCCATCGTCGCGCCCTGGACCGAGAACACGCTGGAGCAGGCGCGCATCCAGGCCCGGCTGATCCAGCTGGGCGTTACGATCGTGCCGCTGCACAAGGTCGCCGATGGCGACGGCAGCACGCTGGAGCTGGCCTGCATCTATTCCGACGCTCGGCGGCAGATCCCCTGCACCACGCTGGTGCCGGTGACCTCACGGGTGCCCAACGACGCGCTGTGGAGCAACCTGAAGGAGCACGAGGCGGACTGGGACGCGGCCGGGATCAAGGCGGTGACGCGGATCGGGGATTGCTATTGCCCCAGCACCATTGCGGCGGCGGTCCATGCCGGTCACGCGTTTGCCCGGACCGTCACGGGCGCGCAGATCGCCCCGCCGCGGCGGGGCGAGCGGGTGGAACTGGCGCCGGAAAGGTGA